In Vreelandella piezotolerans, one genomic interval encodes:
- a CDS encoding TIR domain-containing protein — translation MSIEFLENDLDRVNYLSNLLTDHATGGSADEGEYMQLRHELLKNTTLAPMLPEWLKLHRSLGSFWGFIKNQYGTYAERRTYISEQFSEVCNYLEFGQNLAKPALPKPQLFQQPIAAPENTVFNSVVKKNKVFIVHGRDNEAKQEVARFINKIGLIPIILHEQASGGKTIIEKIEHYSEEAGYAIVLYTACDHGRGIHETKVHPKQRARQNVVFEHGYLMAKLGRENVCALVKGEIETPNDISGVVYAQLDFSGAWKTEIARELKVSGYTIKEFF, via the coding sequence ATGAGTATTGAGTTTCTTGAAAACGATCTAGATAGGGTTAATTACTTAAGTAATTTGCTAACAGATCATGCTACAGGCGGGTCTGCTGATGAGGGTGAATATATGCAGCTCCGCCACGAGCTGCTAAAGAATACAACACTGGCACCCATGCTCCCAGAATGGCTAAAGCTTCATCGTAGCTTGGGATCATTTTGGGGCTTTATAAAGAACCAATACGGCACCTATGCAGAAAGAAGAACATATATATCTGAACAGTTTTCAGAAGTATGTAACTATTTGGAGTTTGGGCAAAACTTAGCCAAGCCTGCACTACCAAAACCCCAATTATTTCAACAGCCTATCGCTGCTCCTGAAAACACGGTTTTTAACTCAGTGGTCAAAAAGAATAAGGTTTTTATCGTACACGGACGTGATAATGAAGCTAAGCAGGAAGTCGCACGTTTTATTAATAAAATTGGCTTAATACCGATTATTCTTCACGAACAAGCTAGTGGTGGAAAGACGATAATTGAAAAAATTGAGCACTACAGTGAAGAAGCAGGATACGCCATTGTCTTATATACCGCTTGTGACCATGGTCGAGGCATTCATGAAACAAAAGTTCATCCCAAGCAAAGAGCCAGACAAAATGTAGTATTTGAACATGGTTATTTAATGGCAAAGCTTGGTCGTGAAAACGTTTGTGCATTGGTTAAGGGAGAAATTGAAACACCGAACGATATTAGTGGTGTGGTGTACGCTCAACTAGATTTTTCAGGTGCCTGGAAAACTGAAATAGCTAGGGAACTCAAGGTCAGTGGATACACTATCAAAGAGTTTTTCTAG
- the brxL gene encoding protease Lon-related BREX system protein BrxL produces MDFDSSSATHLTDALQDADLDTLLNTHFAGRVVRKDLTQRVKEGANVPVYVLEYLLGMYCASDDTEVIAKGLENVKAILTDNYVRPDEAEKVKSIVRERGSFKVIDRVTVRLNEKKDRYEAAFSNLGIKDAEISAGIVKEHEKLLVGGIWVIATLSYFHEEGQTSSPFGVSLLKPIQMPHMNMDELFEGRRGFTNAQWREVLIRSIGMEPAELDENVQWHLLARMIPFVENNYNVCELGPRGTGKSHIYKECSPNSILVSGGQTTVANLFYNMSSRRIGLVGMWDLVAFDEVAGISFKDKDGVQIMKDYMASGSFARGREQMEASASMVFVGNINQSVESLVKTSHLLTPFPDAMIDAAFFDRFHAYIPGWEIPKMRPSFFTQRYGFIVDYLAEFFREMRKRSFADAIDRYFSLGDNLNQRDVIAVRKTVSGLLKLMFPHGEYMKDDVRDCLEYAMQVRRRVKEQLKKIGGMEFYDVHFSYIDKETLEEHFVSVKEQGGGGLIPEGQGKPGVVHTIGLSDKGMPGVYRIEMQVTAGSGKLAMSGLWNSTAAKEQVKMAFDYFKANASRISGARKVLEHDFHLHVVDLQNSGVLRDLSLASLVAFSSGLVGKPTQSQMVVLGDMSLGGSLKPVESLAECLQVAFDAGGKRVTLPMSSAMDIPTIPGELFTKFQTSFYAEPIDAVVKALGVD; encoded by the coding sequence ATGGATTTTGACTCATCTTCCGCCACGCACTTGACCGATGCCCTTCAGGACGCCGATCTGGATACGCTGCTCAACACGCACTTTGCGGGTCGCGTGGTGCGTAAGGATCTCACCCAGCGCGTGAAAGAGGGCGCTAATGTGCCCGTGTATGTGCTGGAGTACCTGTTGGGTATGTACTGCGCCTCTGACGATACCGAGGTGATCGCTAAGGGGTTAGAAAACGTCAAGGCGATTTTAACGGATAACTACGTTCGCCCAGATGAAGCGGAGAAAGTGAAATCCATCGTGCGTGAGCGCGGCAGCTTCAAGGTGATTGATCGGGTCACGGTGCGTCTGAATGAGAAAAAAGACCGCTATGAAGCAGCGTTCAGTAACCTGGGCATCAAAGATGCCGAAATCTCTGCAGGCATTGTTAAAGAGCACGAGAAGCTGCTAGTAGGCGGTATTTGGGTGATCGCCACGCTCAGTTACTTCCACGAAGAGGGGCAAACAAGCTCGCCGTTTGGTGTCAGCCTGCTCAAGCCGATTCAGATGCCCCACATGAATATGGACGAGCTGTTTGAAGGGCGGCGTGGGTTCACCAATGCTCAATGGCGTGAAGTGCTGATTCGCTCAATTGGTATGGAACCTGCCGAGCTGGATGAGAACGTGCAATGGCATCTGCTGGCCAGGATGATTCCGTTTGTCGAGAACAACTATAACGTCTGCGAGCTAGGGCCACGGGGCACCGGCAAAAGCCATATCTACAAAGAGTGCTCGCCCAACAGCATTTTGGTCTCTGGCGGGCAAACCACGGTGGCTAACCTGTTCTACAACATGAGCTCGCGGCGCATTGGCTTGGTGGGTATGTGGGATTTGGTGGCATTCGATGAAGTGGCCGGTATCTCGTTCAAGGATAAGGACGGGGTGCAGATCATGAAGGATTATATGGCCTCTGGTTCTTTTGCCCGTGGGCGCGAACAGATGGAAGCCTCAGCCTCGATGGTGTTCGTTGGCAACATCAACCAAAGCGTGGAGTCGCTGGTGAAAACCAGCCACCTATTGACGCCATTCCCTGATGCCATGATTGATGCCGCGTTCTTTGATCGCTTCCATGCCTATATTCCCGGCTGGGAAATCCCCAAGATGCGGCCCTCATTCTTCACTCAGCGCTATGGGTTTATCGTCGATTACCTAGCTGAATTCTTCCGTGAAATGCGCAAGCGCAGCTTCGCTGATGCCATTGATCGCTACTTCTCTCTGGGTGATAACCTCAACCAGCGTGACGTGATCGCGGTACGTAAAACGGTGTCGGGCCTGCTGAAGCTGATGTTTCCCCATGGGGAATACATGAAAGACGATGTACGGGACTGCCTGGAATACGCCATGCAGGTACGTCGCCGCGTGAAAGAACAGCTGAAAAAGATTGGTGGCATGGAGTTCTACGATGTCCATTTCAGCTACATCGACAAGGAGACCCTGGAAGAGCACTTTGTGTCGGTGAAAGAGCAGGGCGGTGGCGGCCTGATTCCAGAAGGCCAGGGCAAGCCAGGCGTGGTGCATACCATTGGCCTCAGCGATAAAGGCATGCCGGGCGTTTATCGCATCGAAATGCAAGTAACCGCAGGCAGCGGCAAGCTGGCCATGTCAGGGCTTTGGAACTCAACGGCCGCCAAAGAGCAGGTCAAAATGGCGTTTGATTACTTCAAGGCCAACGCCAGCCGTATCAGTGGAGCCCGCAAGGTGTTGGAGCATGATTTCCACCTTCATGTGGTCGATCTGCAAAATAGCGGCGTTTTGCGTGACCTCTCGCTCGCCAGCTTGGTCGCGTTCTCTTCAGGTCTGGTAGGTAAACCTACTCAGAGCCAAATGGTCGTGCTGGGCGATATGAGCCTAGGGGGCAGCCTAAAACCCGTCGAAAGCCTAGCGGAATGCCTGCAGGTTGCCTTTGATGCTGGTGGCAAGCGCGTCACCCTACCCATGAGCAGCGCCATGGATATTCCTACCATCCCCGGAGAGCTGTTCACCAAGTTCCAGACCAGCTTCTACGCCGAACCGATTGATGCAGTGGTCAAAGCGCTTGGGGTGGATTAA
- the pglZ gene encoding BREX-1 system phosphatase PglZ type A — protein MQLDQLQQGLQHAFFTDRHRIVFWYDAPGHFAESLNELALEGVQVINMAAESTLGVKLRLELEEPETPTLLYFPSAEPAPEDDWLLDIKLYSGRFYADRVSMIFNELGLTRHVLREHLAQRQAFLASRKRIDALKRLVTPSLSEDELDLAMLAVVVGATSLDVATLLFHLAEEAVANELGLETNPAALVEAEKYALVPALVRALQAEVGYPASQAELNGEAPLNFGQLMLRLLITGYCESISDIPDWARQVAIPSVNARASSRALLTRWRDSSRFYPAFDVISGWVADAQRIDDKLQDVPLEQLSHVATFEVVEKQIIVDLCQAIPTADARDLKLFDRIIVARLDGYWASRHKNDARRERYRQLYAALTAAIALFSLRHLHAKGFHYESVEALYHAYQTDLYRFDTAYRHYAVASDATGVELLKNLDAAVERCYDEWFLGQLTRNWSERVEAEQRLTHWKLPNIPSQQHFYRDWVQPQLAASRQKRVVVVISDAFRYEAAEELRERINAKRYSEATLKSQLGVVPSYTTLGMASLLPHRELSYQPGSDTVLVNGQSTQGTANRSKLLKAALGGEALAVTAEDVKGWSREEGREKIKGVQLMYVYHNVVDARGDAANTESETFAAVEDAIDELDQLTRKILMHLNTSTVLVTADHGFLFQRSALDATDRTALSDKPTSAFKSKKRYVLGESLPDNPSVWHGHTRDTAGTTCDTQFWIPKGAHRFHFVGGARFVHGGIMPQEIVVPVLTVQQLRGEKVEKRTSRKVEVISPKASLKMVNNIQRFDLLQTEAVSERLRPVTLSVAVYAGSEVVSSEEVVTFDSASDNMNERMKSVRLSLSGTSFDRKNDYFLVLRDKDLGTERERYRVVIDLAFTDDFF, from the coding sequence ATGCAGCTCGACCAACTCCAGCAGGGCTTACAACACGCCTTCTTCACTGATCGTCATCGGATTGTCTTCTGGTACGACGCCCCTGGCCACTTTGCTGAGTCGTTGAATGAGCTTGCGCTGGAAGGCGTGCAGGTGATCAATATGGCGGCGGAGTCTACTCTGGGCGTGAAGCTACGCCTGGAGCTGGAAGAGCCTGAAACGCCTACGCTGCTCTACTTTCCCTCTGCCGAGCCAGCCCCAGAAGACGACTGGCTGCTGGATATCAAGCTGTACTCTGGCCGCTTTTACGCCGACCGCGTTTCGATGATTTTCAATGAGCTGGGCCTAACGCGCCACGTACTGCGCGAGCACTTGGCGCAGCGGCAGGCGTTTTTAGCCAGCCGTAAGCGCATTGATGCCCTGAAGCGTTTGGTCACGCCTTCCCTTAGTGAAGATGAGCTGGATCTGGCGATGCTGGCCGTGGTGGTGGGGGCCACGTCTCTTGACGTGGCCACGCTGCTGTTCCACTTGGCTGAAGAAGCGGTGGCCAATGAACTGGGGTTAGAGACGAACCCAGCGGCGTTGGTCGAAGCCGAGAAGTACGCCTTGGTGCCTGCGCTGGTGCGTGCTCTGCAGGCCGAGGTGGGTTACCCTGCTAGCCAAGCAGAACTCAACGGTGAAGCGCCGCTGAACTTCGGCCAACTGATGCTGCGGTTATTGATTACTGGCTACTGCGAGAGCATTTCTGATATTCCTGACTGGGCGCGTCAGGTGGCCATTCCCTCTGTTAATGCGCGAGCATCTTCGCGGGCGCTGCTCACCCGCTGGCGAGATAGCTCGCGCTTTTACCCCGCGTTCGATGTGATCTCCGGGTGGGTGGCAGATGCCCAGCGCATTGATGACAAGCTGCAGGATGTGCCGCTAGAGCAGCTAAGCCATGTGGCGACGTTTGAGGTGGTGGAGAAGCAGATCATTGTCGATCTCTGCCAGGCGATTCCCACGGCGGATGCCCGCGACCTGAAGCTATTCGACAGAATCATTGTGGCGCGCCTGGACGGTTATTGGGCGTCTCGGCATAAAAACGATGCCCGCCGCGAGCGCTACCGGCAGCTGTACGCCGCGCTTACCGCGGCGATTGCGCTGTTTAGCCTGCGTCATCTGCATGCTAAAGGCTTTCATTACGAGAGTGTTGAGGCGCTCTACCACGCTTACCAAACAGATCTCTACCGTTTTGATACCGCCTATCGCCATTATGCCGTGGCGTCTGATGCCACTGGCGTGGAGCTGCTTAAAAACCTGGATGCCGCTGTTGAGCGCTGTTATGACGAGTGGTTCCTAGGCCAGCTCACCCGTAATTGGAGCGAGCGCGTGGAAGCCGAACAGCGGCTCACTCATTGGAAGTTGCCCAATATCCCCAGCCAGCAACACTTTTACCGCGACTGGGTGCAGCCCCAGCTAGCCGCTAGCCGTCAAAAGCGTGTGGTGGTGGTGATTAGCGATGCCTTCCGCTATGAAGCGGCGGAAGAGCTGCGTGAGCGCATTAATGCTAAGCGTTATAGCGAAGCGACGTTAAAAAGCCAGTTAGGTGTGGTGCCTAGCTACACCACGCTGGGGATGGCCTCGCTGTTACCGCACCGAGAGCTCAGCTATCAGCCGGGCAGCGATACGGTGCTGGTGAATGGCCAATCCACCCAAGGTACGGCGAACCGCAGCAAGTTACTTAAAGCCGCGCTAGGCGGGGAGGCGTTAGCCGTCACCGCCGAGGACGTAAAAGGCTGGAGCCGTGAAGAGGGGCGCGAAAAGATCAAAGGCGTGCAGCTGATGTACGTTTACCACAACGTGGTGGATGCCCGTGGGGATGCCGCTAACACTGAAAGCGAGACGTTCGCAGCGGTGGAGGATGCCATTGATGAACTGGATCAGCTGACCCGTAAAATTCTCATGCACCTGAACACCAGCACCGTGTTGGTCACCGCCGACCACGGTTTCCTGTTTCAGCGCAGCGCGTTGGATGCTACCGACCGCACGGCGCTGTCAGACAAGCCAACGTCGGCCTTCAAAAGCAAAAAGCGCTATGTGTTGGGCGAGTCGCTGCCCGATAACCCCAGCGTGTGGCACGGCCATACCCGCGATACGGCTGGCACCACCTGCGACACCCAGTTCTGGATACCCAAAGGCGCGCACCGTTTTCACTTTGTCGGCGGGGCGCGCTTTGTACACGGGGGCATTATGCCCCAGGAAATTGTGGTGCCCGTGCTCACTGTTCAGCAGCTGCGGGGAGAGAAGGTAGAAAAGCGCACCAGCCGCAAGGTGGAAGTGATCTCACCCAAGGCATCGCTGAAGATGGTCAATAACATTCAGCGCTTCGACCTGCTGCAAACCGAAGCGGTGAGCGAGCGCCTCCGCCCGGTCACGCTGTCGGTGGCGGTTTACGCGGGCAGCGAGGTGGTTTCCAGTGAGGAGGTCGTGACCTTCGATAGCGCAAGCGACAATATGAACGAGCGCATGAAGTCGGTGCGCCTCTCGCTATCGGGCACTTCATTCGACCGTAAAAACGACTACTTCCTGGTGTTGCGCGATAAAGATCTGGGCACCGAGCGGGAGCGCTACCGGGTGGTGATTGATCTCGCGTTTACGGATGATTTTTTCTAG
- a CDS encoding fructosamine kinase family protein, whose product MNHTLTALLHEAGISPQGALQPLSGGDSAATYRLHTREGDVVVKQDHPARLAGEADGLKALANANSGLMVPAVLAQQGEWLVMEALETVPHRHGDEAALGEGLRKLHGVSGGEHGWPRDNACGKTPQPNAPMKDGRVFQRERRLLPLINACYAQGLLDHGLRQRLETLAHGLERWLPDVAPRLVHGDLWSGNVLFTPQGPAIIDPAVYRHFPEVDLAMLTLFGSPGSAFFEAYWNGSAPDDWPRREALFQLYPLLNHLLLFGESYRTPVERAVSRLEAY is encoded by the coding sequence ATGAACCACACGCTCACCGCATTGTTACACGAAGCTGGGATTAGCCCCCAAGGTGCGCTTCAACCGCTTAGTGGTGGTGACAGTGCCGCGACGTATCGGCTGCATACCCGTGAGGGTGATGTTGTGGTGAAGCAAGATCACCCCGCTCGGCTAGCCGGTGAAGCCGATGGGTTAAAGGCGCTCGCCAACGCTAATAGCGGCTTGATGGTGCCGGCGGTGCTTGCCCAGCAGGGGGAGTGGCTGGTGATGGAGGCGTTGGAAACAGTACCGCACCGCCATGGCGATGAAGCAGCATTAGGGGAGGGGCTGCGTAAGCTGCATGGGGTTTCGGGGGGCGAGCACGGTTGGCCCCGCGATAATGCCTGCGGTAAAACGCCCCAACCCAATGCACCAATGAAGGATGGCCGCGTTTTTCAGCGCGAGCGACGTTTGCTGCCGCTCATTAACGCCTGTTATGCCCAGGGGCTGTTGGATCACGGATTGCGGCAACGCCTTGAAACACTGGCTCACGGCTTAGAGCGTTGGCTGCCGGATGTTGCGCCTCGCTTAGTGCACGGCGATTTGTGGTCGGGCAATGTGCTGTTCACGCCCCAAGGCCCCGCGATCATTGATCCTGCTGTTTACCGCCACTTTCCAGAGGTGGATCTGGCGATGTTGACGCTGTTCGGCTCGCCCGGTTCGGCTTTCTTCGAGGCGTACTGGAACGGCAGCGCCCCCGATGATTGGCCAAGACGAGAGGCGCTTTTTCAGCTCTACCCGCTACTGAACCATCTGCTCCTGTTTGGAGAAAGCTACCGAACCCCGGTTGAACGTGCGGTATCCCGGCTGGAAGCGTACTGA
- a CDS encoding PD-(D/E)XK nuclease family protein, translated as MLEKPNIFSFATTELSQDAFIAWLLAWADTQYASADPQLHACARELIAAFFAKHSKPLPQFTEVSVTRQSKHIDVLCVLDGTYAIVIEDKTHTEVHSNQLAKYLTNIQGRGYQPENILAMYFKTGDQSCYKAIYQHGFQPFLRSEVLAVLETGTGTSNAIFHDYFEWLYQWEARVAAYQTLSLEKWDGYAWIGFYKALKEQLGEGNWGYVPNQSGGFLGFWCGFEDILHIQLVDNQELRFRIDVPEASRRAALRRHWHHKIVTHSEAFGFETKKPTRFGHGHSMVVAILNSEDYRQAVHNGQLDMQATVDVIRRAIALVKSVTSEASE; from the coding sequence ATGCTTGAAAAACCCAACATTTTTTCATTTGCCACAACAGAGCTATCACAGGACGCCTTTATAGCGTGGTTATTGGCATGGGCAGATACCCAGTATGCGTCAGCAGACCCCCAGCTCCATGCGTGTGCGAGAGAGCTGATCGCTGCTTTTTTCGCAAAGCATAGCAAACCGTTGCCGCAGTTTACCGAGGTTAGCGTAACGCGCCAGAGTAAGCATATTGATGTGTTGTGCGTGCTAGATGGCACGTATGCCATCGTTATTGAGGATAAAACGCATACCGAAGTGCACTCCAACCAGCTGGCTAAGTACCTTACCAACATTCAGGGCAGGGGCTACCAGCCAGAGAATATCCTGGCGATGTATTTCAAAACGGGTGATCAGAGCTGCTACAAGGCGATCTACCAGCATGGCTTCCAGCCCTTCCTACGCAGTGAGGTATTGGCTGTGCTTGAAACAGGAACCGGGACAAGCAATGCGATTTTCCATGACTATTTTGAGTGGCTATATCAGTGGGAAGCGCGGGTGGCGGCTTATCAGACACTTTCTCTTGAGAAGTGGGATGGGTATGCCTGGATAGGCTTCTATAAAGCGCTCAAGGAGCAGCTTGGCGAAGGTAACTGGGGCTATGTGCCCAACCAGTCAGGTGGGTTTTTAGGATTTTGGTGCGGCTTTGAGGATATTTTGCATATTCAGCTCGTTGATAACCAAGAGCTGCGTTTTCGTATTGACGTACCAGAGGCTTCGAGAAGAGCGGCGCTGCGGCGTCATTGGCATCATAAGATAGTGACGCACTCTGAAGCGTTTGGCTTTGAAACCAAGAAACCTACTCGGTTTGGCCACGGGCACTCGATGGTTGTCGCCATACTGAACAGCGAAGACTACCGTCAGGCAGTTCACAACGGCCAATTAGATATGCAAGCCACTGTGGATGTTATACGCCGCGCTATCGCACTGGTGAAAAGCGTAACGAGTGAGGCTTCAGAGTAA
- a CDS encoding DarT1-associated NADAR antitoxin family protein, with amino-acid sequence MPVFFRHENIPEKEGLHDMAKRPLFIPVKTGCVPGVEIFEVDFQWFPGMSKSQKQKSVLSLHEASEKHGFSPILEVSSKSLHEVGVSLSAFNLMIETNNKKRVFSVESAFQSSKVFEKGGPYRDLLDKSSREAKKDPRLKESGEVVGFNFFGKNFPIEPKTFFYDWLYINALQKNKHLSEKIVDFSAFTDIEFNPVKSINCQAYSSALYVSMVHMGVLETALSSSESFYSFISDRNEKVKRDSLQGDLL; translated from the coding sequence ATGCCAGTTTTTTTTCGTCACGAGAATATTCCAGAAAAAGAAGGACTGCATGATATGGCGAAAAGGCCTCTTTTTATACCTGTGAAAACTGGTTGTGTACCAGGTGTTGAGATCTTTGAGGTTGATTTTCAATGGTTTCCTGGTATGTCTAAGTCACAAAAGCAGAAGTCAGTATTGTCACTTCATGAAGCTAGTGAAAAACATGGATTTTCACCAATACTTGAAGTGTCAAGTAAGTCATTGCATGAAGTGGGAGTATCGTTAAGTGCGTTCAATTTGATGATTGAGACAAATAATAAAAAGCGAGTGTTTTCAGTTGAGTCTGCATTTCAGTCGAGTAAGGTATTTGAAAAAGGTGGACCTTATAGAGATTTGCTAGATAAAAGTTCAAGAGAGGCAAAGAAAGATCCAAGGCTTAAAGAGTCAGGCGAAGTAGTCGGTTTTAATTTTTTTGGGAAAAATTTCCCTATCGAGCCGAAGACTTTTTTTTATGATTGGCTGTATATCAATGCCTTACAAAAAAATAAGCATTTATCTGAAAAAATTGTAGATTTTTCTGCATTTACAGATATTGAATTCAATCCCGTTAAATCAATCAACTGCCAAGCTTACTCGTCGGCATTGTATGTTTCTATGGTGCACATGGGTGTGTTAGAGACAGCGCTTTCTTCCTCAGAAAGTTTTTATAGTTTTATTTCAGATAGAAATGAAAAAGTAAAGAGAGATTCATTGCAGGGGGATCTCCTATGA
- a CDS encoding DarT ssDNA thymidine ADP-ribosyltransferase family protein encodes MLAFLVILVILFFVWVYELNSSEKNDGGETSYKKSGSPAVDAMSDLERREALLRISRLSQEMQDKELVNSLFVENKPSLEVDDNEKKEVCAVTQVENNGAANSNSCVFDKINEIKDFVSVREIPYLVHFTQAYNIPNIISNGLLTRTALDVSGANYVYNDALRLDGVRESVSLSIGFPNYKMFYKYRCKDPSITWVMLVIDKSVLWENNCLFCKYNAADKRMTYKNKRSLGTVSALKEMYDDLDDASRSVLPLATYDPTNPQAEVLSLDKVSADKINAFIFDSKSAMDQFDFYYPGKNSFVDASFFSSREYSRKRRTA; translated from the coding sequence ATGTTGGCGTTTTTAGTTATTCTGGTCATTTTGTTTTTTGTTTGGGTTTATGAGCTAAACAGCTCTGAGAAAAATGATGGTGGAGAAACGTCTTATAAAAAGTCAGGCAGCCCTGCTGTAGATGCTATGTCTGATTTGGAGCGTCGTGAAGCATTGCTGCGAATAAGTCGTTTGTCTCAGGAAATGCAAGATAAAGAGTTAGTAAATAGCCTTTTTGTGGAAAATAAGCCTTCACTTGAAGTTGATGATAATGAAAAAAAAGAGGTGTGTGCTGTCACCCAAGTAGAGAATAATGGTGCAGCTAATTCTAACTCATGTGTATTTGACAAGATAAATGAAATAAAAGATTTTGTAAGTGTCAGGGAGATACCATACCTGGTGCATTTTACCCAGGCATATAATATACCCAATATAATTTCTAATGGATTGCTAACAAGGACTGCGTTGGATGTTAGTGGGGCTAATTATGTATATAACGACGCCCTCAGGCTGGATGGAGTAAGGGAATCAGTATCTTTGTCAATTGGTTTTCCAAACTATAAAATGTTTTATAAGTATCGTTGCAAAGATCCTAGCATTACTTGGGTTATGCTAGTGATAGACAAGTCGGTGCTGTGGGAAAATAATTGCCTATTTTGCAAATACAATGCAGCAGACAAGCGAATGACTTATAAAAATAAACGTAGCTTGGGGACTGTTTCGGCACTAAAAGAAATGTACGATGATCTGGACGATGCTTCGAGATCTGTACTTCCTTTAGCTACGTATGACCCTACTAACCCTCAAGCAGAAGTGCTTTCTTTGGATAAAGTCTCTGCTGATAAGATTAATGCATTCATTTTTGATTCCAAAAGTGCTATGGATCAATTTGACTTTTATTATCCTGGGAAAAATTCATTTGTCGATGCCAGTTTTTTTTCGTCACGAGAATATTCCAGAAAAAGAAGGACTGCATGA